The region TAGCTTTAAATATACAGCCACTTGTCCCCAGTCAGCAGCCAACTCTCATTGGGTTGCGACTCAACTTCAGTTAGCAGCTGGTGACAATTTACCAGATATCATTCAGGTATTTCGTCCCCAGTCTTTGAGTTTAATTCAAGCAGCTGCAAACAACTTAGATATTGATGTCGAACCTACCCGCTACACTGAGGCGTTAAAACAGTGGTTAGAAGAAAAGCAATATCCCTTAGCCCTGGATAAACCACCCCCAACACCATTACCCGAAAATCTCTGGGGGGAAGAATGGCGGTTTGCTACACTTCCAGCTGGCGAACTCGTGGATATGTTTGCACAACGCCCGATGCCGATTTTATCTATACCAGAATTTTTGCAACCGATAAATCTGGGTTTAGCATCCATAGTCCCTGTCCCTGGTGTCATTATCTATGGTGGCAGAAAATCGATGCGTTTGGCAAAGTGGTTAGAAGCAGCACATCCAGTGGCGTTAAATTACATAGCTGGCGAGCCAAATGGCTTAATATTAGAAGCTGGTTTAGTTGATAGATGGATTGTGGCAACCTTTGAAGATGCAGATGTGGCTACTGCTGCAAAAACGTATCAACAGCGTCAACAACAAAGCCAAGGATTGCATTTTTTGTTAGTTCAACCCGATGATTCCGGTATGACTTATACAGGCTTTTGGTTATTAAGGGCAGAACAATAAAATCTGTACAAAAATTTAGTAAGATAATAAAGTCATACTATCGAGTAAGACTCATGCTCAAAGTCACAATTACCTTAGAAGAAGACATTCTCCGGTTTGTAGATCAGTATGCACAGGGAAACCGCAGTGGATACGTCAATGCACTGTTAGCAGAACACCGCCGCCAAATTTTAGCAGCAGAAATGATCACCGCCCTGAAGCAAGATGCTGAAGACCCGGAATATCAAGCTGAAATTGCTGATTGGGATCATGTTGTTGGAGATGGCATTAATGCCAAGGGATAATTTAACTTATCAACGGGGAGAAATCCGTTGGGTGAATCTTGATCCTACCTTCGGGGCTGAAGCACAAAAAACTCGTCCTTGCTTGATTGTGCAGAATGACATCATGAATCAGTATGGATTACTGACAATTGTCATGCCATTTCGCCGAGGAAAGAAACAAGCCCCCTATATTGTGAATGTGAAAGCAACAGCAAATAATGGATTAGACCAAGACCGTTTTATTGATGTTGGGCAAATCCGCGCTGTCGATTATCATCGAATTTTGGGCTTGGTGGGTGTATTAGAGGCAGAATACTGGGAACTCATTCGGACATCTGTCAATGTAGTTCTGGGATTTGTATTTTAAGTCTAACTAATGCAGTTTTTACTTACTCTGAACCCGTGCTTGCTTCACCATCGCAATCAGAGTTTGGTGAGCATCTTCCGAGTCTACTAACACATGATCGAACTGAATCCGAACTGGCACAGTTTCGGCATTGACTTGTGCTGCTAAATTCATCCCTTGAGAATCAATTGACAGCATTTCTGCGGTTGTCGCATTTGTAACACCGCCAAAAGCCTGA is a window of Nodularia sp. LEGE 06071 DNA encoding:
- a CDS encoding Tab2/Atab2 family RNA-binding protein — its product is MIKIWQVDFYRRPVQDKSGQILWELLICDATRSFKYTATCPQSAANSHWVATQLQLAAGDNLPDIIQVFRPQSLSLIQAAANNLDIDVEPTRYTEALKQWLEEKQYPLALDKPPPTPLPENLWGEEWRFATLPAGELVDMFAQRPMPILSIPEFLQPINLGLASIVPVPGVIIYGGRKSMRLAKWLEAAHPVALNYIAGEPNGLILEAGLVDRWIVATFEDADVATAAKTYQQRQQQSQGLHFLLVQPDDSGMTYTGFWLLRAEQ
- a CDS encoding CopG family transcriptional regulator — its product is MLKVTITLEEDILRFVDQYAQGNRSGYVNALLAEHRRQILAAEMITALKQDAEDPEYQAEIADWDHVVGDGINAKG
- a CDS encoding type II toxin-antitoxin system PemK/MazF family toxin encodes the protein MPRDNLTYQRGEIRWVNLDPTFGAEAQKTRPCLIVQNDIMNQYGLLTIVMPFRRGKKQAPYIVNVKATANNGLDQDRFIDVGQIRAVDYHRILGLVGVLEAEYWELIRTSVNVVLGFVF
- a CDS encoding DUF2470 domain-containing protein, which codes for MSDNFSAEISSRICTHMNEDHANAIVLYAQAFGGVTNATTAEMLSIDSQGMNLAAQVNAETVPVRIQFDHVLVDSEDAHQTLIAMVKQARVQSK